A stretch of Synergistaceae bacterium DNA encodes these proteins:
- a CDS encoding M48 family metalloprotease → MRKFLLSAVILLLFVNFSFAADKDNSTTLEREREIGLKAIKQIEEQWPIITDPAITSRLEMILNKLEPFMERRINWEVRLVKTENLNAFCLPGGFIFFTTGIVEALKTDSELAAVMAHEMIHADQRHSLRMAADTNKVNIATLAAMILGIGTGAGAPIVLASLAQIAITSSYTLELEKEADRLGLEALIKSGYSPTGMITLFERFMAEEYKQPIIEYGIYMNHPGTQDRLADAVKILHDRKIPIERKYPLGLLRTDIKENNVNAQLTIDGVVVAKGLKTPESRTILRQIREALDKYLQLELAPYEIHVVNGALYIGNNFISGTVNGVTSPTELRANLLKAVNLARAKHPTSKFFK, encoded by the coding sequence ATGAGAAAATTTTTATTGTCAGCAGTTATATTATTATTGTTCGTAAATTTTTCGTTTGCAGCAGATAAAGATAACAGCACAACTCTTGAACGTGAACGCGAAATCGGCCTCAAAGCAATTAAGCAAATCGAAGAACAATGGCCAATAATTACAGATCCTGCAATAACTTCAAGACTTGAGATGATTCTAAACAAGTTAGAGCCCTTCATGGAACGCAGAATAAATTGGGAAGTAAGACTCGTCAAGACAGAAAATTTGAACGCGTTTTGCTTGCCGGGGGGATTTATTTTTTTCACGACTGGAATCGTTGAAGCCCTCAAGACTGACTCAGAATTAGCGGCAGTTATGGCACATGAAATGATTCACGCGGATCAAAGGCATTCTTTACGCATGGCAGCTGACACGAACAAAGTAAATATTGCTACATTAGCTGCTATGATATTAGGTATCGGAACAGGAGCGGGCGCACCGATAGTTCTTGCGAGTCTTGCGCAGATTGCGATAACTAGTTCTTATACTCTCGAACTTGAGAAGGAAGCTGACAGACTCGGACTTGAAGCTCTCATAAAGTCAGGTTATTCGCCTACTGGGATGATTACACTTTTTGAGCGTTTTATGGCCGAAGAATACAAGCAGCCGATAATTGAATATGGAATCTACATGAATCACCCCGGAACACAAGACAGACTCGCCGACGCAGTAAAAATTTTGCACGATAGAAAAATTCCCATTGAGCGCAAATATCCGCTTGGACTCTTACGCACTGACATAAAAGAAAATAACGTGAATGCGCAATTAACTATTGACGGCGTTGTTGTTGCTAAAGGATTGAAGACTCCGGAGTCGCGCACGATTTTGCGTCAGATTCGTGAAGCTCTCGACAAATATTTACAACTTGAACTCGCACCCTATGAGATTCACGTCGTAAACGGAGCATTATACATCGGCAATAATTTTATATCCGGCACTGTGAACGGCGTTACGAGTCCCACTGAACTGCGCGCAAATTTATTAAAGGCTGTGAACTTAGCGAGGGCAAAGCACCCTACTTCAAAATTTTTCAAGTGA
- the flgN gene encoding flagellar export chaperone FlgN, with amino-acid sequence MQDNSSILTQAKQLISREITLCKTLRAMISRELEAIALDGDTDELFRLAPKKDEIISQLQLLADSWRDLLYSSGLSELHDPVNNNTPEGFGAKILALYPEDSELRALVQETREISEDIISAQNEAINQLKQHSDGLRSKISERKAMHRAAARYSRMGGAFY; translated from the coding sequence TTGCAGGATAACAGCAGCATATTAACGCAGGCAAAGCAGTTAATTTCACGCGAAATAACACTTTGTAAAACATTACGGGCGATGATCTCTAGGGAACTTGAGGCCATTGCCCTTGATGGCGATACAGACGAATTATTCAGGCTCGCACCTAAGAAGGACGAAATTATTTCACAACTTCAATTACTCGCTGATTCATGGCGTGATTTGCTTTATAGTTCGGGACTCTCAGAACTTCATGACCCAGTCAATAATAATACACCTGAAGGCTTCGGAGCGAAAATTTTAGCTTTATATCCTGAAGACTCAGAGTTACGCGCATTAGTTCAGGAGACCCGCGAAATTTCAGAAGACATAATCAGCGCACAAAACGAGGCAATAAATCAATTAAAGCAGCATTCAGACGGGCTAAGGTCAAAAATTTCAGAACGTAAAGCAATGCACCGGGCCGCCGCAAGATATTCACGTATGGGAGGAGCGTTTTATTAG